One stretch of Akkermansia sp. RCC_12PD DNA includes these proteins:
- the thiM gene encoding hydroxyethylthiazole kinase, with amino-acid sequence MPSSSGLVSAVSSDLEKIREEAPLVLSLTNSVVQPLTANLLLAAGAVPAMLNDAEETVEMLRGGTGALLVNLGTVTHEQGAVMQTAVQEANRLNIPWVLDPVAVGALSLRTRLARQLKEQTPRIIRGNASEIMALAGYSSVTKGPESTSSSADALQAARELALHTGAAVLVTGRTDYSTDGHQVVSTENGHPMMSRVTGVGCSMGALAAACAAVSPSPLQAAVSTAVLMGIAGEMAFEQSPAPGSFAVSLLDCLYSLSPEDVARRARILSL; translated from the coding sequence ATGCCTTCATCATCCGGCCTTGTCAGCGCCGTCTCCTCAGATCTGGAAAAAATCAGGGAGGAGGCCCCGCTGGTGCTCTCCCTGACCAACTCCGTCGTGCAGCCCCTGACGGCCAACCTCCTGCTGGCCGCGGGAGCCGTCCCCGCCATGCTCAACGACGCAGAGGAAACAGTGGAAATGCTGCGCGGCGGAACGGGCGCCCTGCTGGTCAATCTGGGCACTGTCACGCACGAACAAGGCGCCGTCATGCAGACGGCCGTGCAGGAAGCCAACCGGCTGAACATCCCCTGGGTTCTGGACCCGGTGGCCGTGGGGGCGCTCTCTCTCCGCACGCGGCTGGCACGGCAGTTGAAGGAACAAACGCCCCGCATCATCCGCGGGAACGCCTCGGAAATCATGGCCTTGGCCGGTTATTCCTCCGTCACGAAAGGACCGGAAAGCACCAGTTCCAGCGCGGACGCCCTGCAGGCGGCCAGGGAACTGGCCCTGCACACGGGGGCGGCCGTTCTCGTCACGGGCCGTACGGACTATTCCACGGACGGTCACCAGGTGGTTTCCACGGAAAACGGGCATCCCATGATGTCCCGCGTCACGGGCGTGGGCTGCTCCATGGGCGCGCTGGCCGCCGCCTGCGCCGCCGTCTCCCCATCCCCGCTTCAGGCGGCCGTTTCCACCGCCGTCCTGATGGGAATCGCCGGGGAAATGGCCTTTGAACAAAGTCCGGCCCCCGGCTCTTTTGCCGTCTCCCTGCTGGACTGCCTTTACTCCCTTTCCCCGGAGGATGTAGCCCGCAGGGCGCGCATCCTTTCCCTTTAA